A genome region from Pseudodesulfovibrio alkaliphilus includes the following:
- a CDS encoding DUF2235 domain-containing protein: protein MKRLVILCDGTWNSADAEHTTNVVKTWKALAETDADGNRQVPWYDPGVGCDGSWLRRAFDGATGTGLSKNIRQAYTWLLKHYAPGDKLYLFGFSRGAYTVRSLAGMIRNCGIIRRPAFEKDAKLVEKAFKLYRSHAQGDHPNGENAMAFRRAHADEANILFIGVWDTVGALGNPLWTNSLASRKNKFHDTSLSRIVQNAYHALAIDEKRLNFNACLWEQQQSHRTTQVLEQVWFSGVHADVGGGYADATFSDIPLAWMMEKAKSCGLAFTDPPPTPQPLWGKNPHESWKGFYKAIPAHSRPVRLNGTTNDTIHESASEKFFREATYRPANLIPPLG from the coding sequence ATGAAACGACTGGTCATTCTCTGCGACGGCACATGGAACTCGGCTGACGCCGAGCACACCACCAATGTGGTCAAGACATGGAAAGCCCTGGCGGAAACCGACGCTGACGGCAACCGGCAAGTCCCCTGGTACGACCCCGGGGTCGGGTGCGACGGGAGCTGGCTTCGCCGGGCCTTTGACGGAGCCACCGGCACCGGGCTGTCCAAGAACATCCGGCAGGCATACACATGGCTGCTCAAGCACTATGCTCCGGGTGACAAACTCTATCTTTTCGGATTCAGCCGCGGGGCTTACACGGTACGCAGTCTGGCGGGCATGATCCGCAACTGCGGCATCATTCGGCGGCCAGCCTTTGAGAAGGACGCAAAACTGGTGGAAAAGGCGTTCAAGCTCTATCGATCCCACGCCCAAGGCGACCACCCCAACGGCGAAAACGCCATGGCGTTTCGGAGGGCCCACGCCGACGAGGCCAACATCCTGTTCATCGGAGTGTGGGATACCGTGGGCGCCCTGGGCAATCCGCTATGGACAAACAGCCTGGCCAGCAGGAAAAACAAATTCCACGACACCAGCCTGAGCCGCATCGTCCAGAACGCCTACCACGCCCTGGCCATCGACGAAAAACGCCTCAACTTCAACGCCTGCCTCTGGGAGCAGCAACAGTCGCACCGCACCACCCAGGTGCTGGAGCAGGTCTGGTTCTCCGGGGTGCATGCGGATGTGGGCGGCGGCTATGCGGACGCCACCTTTTCGGACATCCCCCTGGCCTGGATGATGGAAAAGGCGAAATCCTGCGGCCTTGCCTTCACGGACCCGCCGCCGACGCCGCAGCCCCTTTGGGGCAAAAATCCGCACGAGTCCTGGAAGGGATTCTACAAGGCCATCCCGGCCCATTCGCGCCCGGTTCGGCTCAACGGAACCACCAACGACACCATCCACGAGTCCGCATCCGAAAAATTCTTCCGGGAGGCGACCTACCGCCCCGCCAATCTCATCCCGCCCCTGGGCTAG
- a CDS encoding response regulator: MSQPTILVVDDEKHIRMLYREELETEGYAVATSDGEEDILDVVHREKPTIIILDIKLGVNRSGLDLLQEIRAEDQQIPVILSTAYDSFQHDLKSIAADYYVVKSVDLTELKDKVKMALNKVRA, translated from the coding sequence ATGAGCCAGCCGACGATACTCGTGGTCGATGACGAAAAGCACATACGCATGCTCTACCGGGAGGAGCTGGAAACCGAGGGCTACGCCGTGGCCACCTCTGACGGCGAGGAGGACATTCTTGATGTCGTCCACCGCGAGAAACCGACCATCATCATTCTTGATATCAAGTTGGGGGTCAATCGCTCCGGCCTTGACCTGCTTCAGGAGATTCGCGCCGAGGACCAGCAGATACCCGTGATCCTGTCCACCGCCTATGACTCCTTCCAGCACGACCTCAAGTCCATTGCGGCCGACTACTATGTGGTCAAGTCCGTGGATCTGACCGAGCTTAAGGACAAGGTCAAGATGGCCCTGAACAAGGTCCGGGCCTGA
- a CDS encoding glycosyltransferase family 2 protein, with amino-acid sequence MTGPIVTVTMPCRNCEGTVSRAMESILAQTLTRIEVVAVDDGSQDATGAILDEFARRDKRVCTVHSAHGGVAMAANTAIGLAQGRYIARMDADDEMLPDRLAAQARLLDEDPALGLVGCRIRFGGSRRRSAGYARYVDWTNTLLTHEAISLNRFVEFPVPNPSIMCRRQCLEDHGPYRDGDFPEDYDLLLRWLDAGVRVAKVDAELMVWNDPPARLSRTHPRYRVEAFYRLKAQHLARWLARHNPHHPEVHILGSGRTTRKRADMLRGHGIRFAAYYDVDPRKIGQVVEGLKVRPRDAVPPPGNAFCLSYVASRGAREDIDAFLKARGHQLGRDYLPVA; translated from the coding sequence ATGACCGGACCGATCGTCACCGTGACCATGCCCTGCCGCAACTGTGAGGGGACCGTGAGCAGGGCGATGGAAAGCATCCTGGCCCAGACCCTGACCCGGATCGAGGTGGTGGCCGTGGACGACGGGAGCCAGGACGCCACGGGTGCCATCCTGGACGAGTTCGCCCGGCGCGACAAGCGGGTGTGTACGGTCCACTCCGCCCACGGCGGGGTTGCCATGGCCGCCAACACAGCCATCGGTCTGGCCCAAGGACGCTACATCGCCCGCATGGACGCCGACGACGAGATGCTGCCCGACCGTTTGGCCGCCCAGGCCCGGCTCCTGGACGAAGACCCTGCCCTGGGGCTGGTCGGTTGCCGCATCCGCTTTGGCGGGAGTCGGCGGCGCAGCGCCGGGTATGCCCGGTATGTGGACTGGACCAACACCCTGCTGACCCACGAGGCCATCAGCCTGAACCGATTCGTGGAGTTTCCGGTGCCCAACCCCTCCATCATGTGCAGACGCCAGTGCCTTGAGGACCACGGCCCTTACCGGGATGGAGACTTTCCCGAGGATTACGACCTGCTCCTGCGCTGGCTCGACGCCGGAGTGCGCGTTGCCAAGGTGGATGCCGAACTCATGGTCTGGAACGATCCTCCTGCCCGGCTGTCGCGCACCCACCCCCGCTACCGGGTCGAGGCATTCTACCGGCTCAAGGCGCAACACCTCGCCCGCTGGCTGGCGCGGCACAACCCGCACCATCCCGAGGTCCACATCCTCGGTTCGGGCCGTACCACGCGCAAACGGGCGGATATGCTCCGCGGGCACGGCATCCGGTTCGCGGCATACTACGATGTTGACCCGCGCAAGATCGGTCAGGTGGTGGAGGGCCTGAAAGTGCGGCCGCGAGACGCCGTGCCGCCGCCCGGCAACGCCTTTTGCCTTTCCTACGTGGCCAGCCGGGGGGCCCGCGAGGACATCGACGCATTCCTCAAGGCCCGCGGCCATCAGCTGGGTCGCGACTACCTGCCGGTGGCCTGA
- the hisA gene encoding 1-(5-phosphoribosyl)-5-[(5-phosphoribosylamino)methylideneamino]imidazole-4-carboxamide isomerase — MILFPAVDIKNGQCVRLAQGREDQVTVFSADPVEQALRWADQGARYLHVVDLDGAFSGLPRNFELIRSICAAIDIPVQLGGGIRDIATAQKYIEAGVERLIIGTMALESPDLFSELCRTLPGRIGVSLDAVDGRLKTKGWVKDAGLTMDDVLPRLERDGIRFIVFTDIARDGMQTGVNVAGLKALCARTSVPVIAAGGVHTLDDIKALHPLCADGLEGAISGRAIYVGTLDVREAHAWIDAQAA, encoded by the coding sequence ATGATTCTCTTTCCCGCCGTTGACATCAAGAACGGCCAGTGTGTCCGCCTCGCCCAGGGCAGGGAGGACCAGGTCACGGTCTTTAGCGCCGACCCTGTGGAGCAAGCCCTGCGCTGGGCCGACCAGGGCGCCCGCTACCTGCATGTGGTGGACCTCGACGGTGCCTTTTCGGGACTGCCCCGCAACTTCGAGCTGATCCGCTCCATCTGCGCCGCCATCGACATCCCGGTGCAGCTCGGCGGCGGCATCCGCGACATCGCCACTGCCCAAAAATACATTGAGGCCGGTGTGGAGCGGCTGATCATCGGCACCATGGCCCTGGAATCGCCAGACCTCTTCTCCGAACTGTGCCGGACACTGCCGGGCCGTATCGGCGTCTCGCTGGACGCTGTGGACGGCAGACTCAAGACCAAAGGATGGGTCAAGGACGCCGGGTTGACCATGGACGATGTTCTACCCCGGCTGGAACGCGACGGCATCCGCTTCATCGTGTTTACCGACATCGCCCGCGACGGCATGCAAACCGGGGTCAACGTGGCCGGTCTCAAGGCACTGTGCGCCAGGACCAGTGTGCCGGTCATAGCCGCCGGAGGAGTGCATACCCTCGACGACATCAAGGCCCTGCATCCGCTGTGTGCCGACGGCCTTGAGGGCGCCATCTCGGGCCGGGCCATCTATGTGGGCACACTGGATGTGCGAGAGGCCCACGCCTGGATAGACGCACAGGCAGCATAA
- the hisB gene encoding imidazoleglycerol-phosphate dehydratase HisB — protein MGKRTATVKRATKETDILLTLTLEGEGRVSVDTGIGFADHMLTLAAFWAGFDLDLTCRGDLEIDSHHTLEDIGLCLGQALSEALEDKHGIVRVASAKVPMDEALAEVVIDLSGRPYIVYDDALLPDIIAGDEKDVWREFFKSFAYRAGMNLHIQFVYGQNGHHLLEAAFKALGIALSQAVRVGRSGVSSTKGSLD, from the coding sequence ATGGGCAAGCGCACGGCCACGGTCAAGCGGGCCACCAAGGAAACGGACATCCTCCTGACGCTGACCCTCGAAGGCGAGGGCCGGGTGTCGGTGGACACAGGCATCGGCTTTGCCGACCACATGCTCACCCTGGCTGCCTTCTGGGCCGGATTCGATCTCGACCTCACCTGCCGGGGCGACCTTGAAATCGACTCGCACCACACCCTGGAGGACATTGGCCTGTGTCTTGGCCAGGCCCTGTCCGAGGCCCTGGAAGACAAGCACGGCATTGTCCGTGTGGCCTCGGCCAAAGTGCCCATGGACGAGGCCCTGGCCGAGGTGGTCATCGACCTCTCGGGCAGACCATACATCGTCTACGACGACGCCCTGCTGCCGGACATCATCGCCGGGGACGAAAAGGACGTTTGGCGCGAATTTTTCAAATCGTTTGCCTACAGGGCTGGCATGAACCTGCACATCCAGTTTGTTTACGGCCAAAACGGCCACCACCTGCTTGAAGCCGCCTTCAAGGCCCTGGGCATTGCCCTGTCCCAGGCTGTAAGGGTCGGACGTTCGGGGGTTTCCAGCACCAAAGGGAGTCTTGACTGA
- the ruvX gene encoding Holliday junction resolvase RuvX: MRALGIDFGLKRVGLAISDPSGILVSPYRPLERTTRQRLFDDLLEIVQNESVETIVVGLPLGLDGGDTLTTRQVRNFVLSLGRRTKLPIHLMDERLTSAQAEEELNAAGLRGTKRKMALDSQAAVIILRSWLENEQSF, from the coding sequence ATGCGCGCCCTGGGCATTGACTTCGGTCTCAAGCGGGTGGGCCTTGCCATCAGCGATCCGTCGGGAATCCTGGTCTCCCCCTACCGACCCCTGGAACGGACCACGCGCCAGAGGCTCTTTGACGATCTGCTCGAAATCGTTCAGAATGAGTCGGTGGAAACCATTGTGGTGGGCCTGCCCCTCGGGCTCGACGGCGGGGACACCCTGACCACGCGGCAGGTGCGTAATTTCGTCCTGAGTCTGGGGCGCCGAACCAAGCTGCCCATTCACCTGATGGACGAGCGGTTGACATCGGCCCAGGCCGAGGAGGAACTCAACGCCGCAGGACTCCGCGGCACCAAACGGAAGATGGCCCTGGACAGTCAGGCGGCCGTCATCATCCTGCGCTCATGGCTAGAAAACGAACAATCCTTCTGA
- the tatC gene encoding twin-arginine translocase subunit TatC, which yields MTPDKEEARNGAVGKQETDPSATAATDDPSLTEPNGPVISDEELAQAREALDRDPAEGDRGGTDEPGSDETSGPDAPGGNNAPPPAVPGDGTAGDAEPEPDSEDGEGAQMSLLDHLGELRLRLTRSFIAIAVGTVACYGFAEQMFNILMQPMIEVFQQRMADKPMLPIGFYDDLRDALTKLLGEQGFQHTDKIDLFVDALQRSLVQMAQEGHFQYTYPAEAFFSYIKISIVAGLFLVSPYVFAQIWGFIAPGLYAHERKWMIPMAVISAAFFTSGALFGYFVVFPFGFEFFASFSTEGIQFTPKLNEYLSFCLKLLFAFGFVFELPLFIFFLARMGMVSSQGLRKKRKYAILIGFVLAAVLTPPDPFTQCLMAGPLIVLYEVGIWVAFFFGKNEKRHLERRAKAEEAARAEMDAAAANRQDKETADKEAGEPDKA from the coding sequence ATGACCCCGGACAAGGAAGAGGCCAGAAACGGGGCCGTCGGAAAGCAGGAAACGGACCCCTCAGCCACCGCTGCCACGGATGATCCCTCGCTGACCGAGCCCAATGGGCCGGTGATTTCCGACGAGGAGCTGGCCCAGGCCAGAGAGGCCCTGGACCGCGACCCGGCGGAGGGAGATCGGGGCGGAACCGACGAGCCTGGATCGGACGAGACCTCCGGCCCCGATGCGCCGGGCGGCAACAACGCCCCGCCTCCTGCCGTGCCCGGTGACGGCACCGCGGGTGACGCCGAACCAGAACCCGACTCCGAAGACGGGGAAGGCGCACAGATGAGTCTGCTCGACCACCTGGGCGAACTGCGCCTTCGGCTGACACGCAGCTTCATCGCCATCGCGGTGGGCACGGTCGCCTGCTACGGCTTTGCCGAGCAGATGTTCAACATCCTGATGCAGCCGATGATCGAGGTCTTCCAGCAGCGCATGGCGGACAAGCCCATGCTGCCCATCGGCTTTTACGACGATCTGCGGGACGCCCTGACCAAGCTCCTGGGCGAACAGGGATTCCAGCACACGGACAAGATCGACCTGTTTGTGGACGCCCTGCAGCGCTCTCTGGTGCAGATGGCCCAGGAGGGGCACTTTCAGTACACCTATCCGGCCGAGGCGTTTTTCTCGTACATCAAGATTTCCATCGTGGCCGGGCTCTTCCTGGTCAGCCCTTACGTCTTCGCCCAGATATGGGGCTTCATCGCCCCGGGCCTTTACGCCCACGAGCGCAAATGGATGATACCCATGGCCGTGATCTCGGCCGCGTTCTTCACCTCCGGCGCCCTCTTCGGTTACTTTGTCGTCTTTCCCTTTGGTTTCGAGTTTTTTGCCAGCTTCTCCACCGAGGGCATCCAGTTCACGCCCAAACTCAATGAATACCTGAGTTTCTGCCTCAAGCTGCTCTTTGCCTTCGGGTTTGTCTTTGAACTGCCCCTGTTCATCTTCTTCCTGGCGCGCATGGGCATGGTCTCGTCCCAGGGGCTGCGCAAAAAACGCAAATACGCCATTCTTATCGGCTTTGTGCTGGCCGCCGTGCTCACCCCGCCCGATCCCTTCACCCAGTGCCTCATGGCCGGGCCGCTGATCGTTCTCTACGAGGTGGGCATCTGGGTCGCCTTCTTCTTCGGCAAGAACGAAAAACGCCACCTGGAACGACGCGCCAAGGCCGAGGAGGCCGCCCGGGCCGAGATGGACGCCGCCGCTGCCAACAGGCAGGACAAGGAAACGGCTGACAAAGAGGCGGGAGAACCGGACAAGGCATAG
- the lepB gene encoding signal peptidase I: MSHDSAPCNSDPQTVRPTPAEDGSGNSLPRRRPWLAALLSLIATGVGQLYNGQWRKGLAFFVAEVAMGAALLRSMGTFAGLATAMAGLIALNLLAATEAYRSARRGGLPLTRLNRWWIYVLAVLASSTVGVAGERLVKSRFYQNFQVPSGSMEPTLLVGDRFMSVRLAPDAPLRRSDVVVFIEETSGQHFVKRVVALPGETVHIAERQVFVDDRALNEPYTRHVGRSMLPGRDRFGPLHLGPDQYFLLGDNRERSHDSRWLGPIPRDRIVTRALYIYLPGAPGDRGWTARLGESIR; this comes from the coding sequence ATGTCTCATGACTCGGCCCCGTGCAACAGTGATCCTCAAACCGTCCGCCCCACTCCGGCCGAGGACGGCTCCGGCAACTCCCTGCCGCGTCGCAGGCCGTGGCTCGCCGCACTCCTCTCGCTGATCGCAACAGGCGTGGGCCAGCTCTACAACGGGCAGTGGCGCAAGGGGCTGGCCTTTTTCGTGGCCGAGGTGGCGATGGGAGCGGCGCTGCTCCGGTCCATGGGCACCTTTGCCGGACTGGCCACAGCCATGGCCGGTCTGATCGCCCTCAACCTGCTGGCCGCGACCGAGGCATACCGCTCGGCACGGCGCGGCGGACTTCCCCTGACACGGCTCAACCGCTGGTGGATATACGTCCTGGCCGTACTGGCCAGCAGCACGGTCGGTGTTGCCGGCGAGCGGCTGGTCAAGAGCAGATTCTACCAGAACTTCCAGGTGCCGTCCGGGTCCATGGAGCCCACCCTGCTCGTGGGCGATCGGTTCATGTCCGTTCGCCTTGCCCCGGACGCCCCCCTGAGGCGTTCGGACGTGGTGGTGTTCATTGAGGAGACGAGCGGGCAGCATTTTGTCAAACGGGTGGTTGCCCTGCCCGGCGAGACGGTGCACATCGCCGAGCGGCAGGTGTTTGTGGACGACCGTGCCCTGAACGAACCCTACACCCGGCACGTCGGGCGCTCCATGCTGCCGGGCCGCGACCGATTCGGCCCCCTGCATCTCGGTCCCGACCAATACTTCCTGCTGGGCGACAATCGGGAACGCTCCCACGACTCCCGCTGGCTCGGGCCGATCCCCAGGGATCGGATCGTGACTCGCGCCCTCTACATCTATCTGCCGGGCGCACCCGGTGACCGGGGGTGGACGGCCCGCCTTGGCGAATCGATCCGCTGA
- a CDS encoding ATP-binding protein, with the protein MKCSRCKQLACVSLPSHNSGFCAECYPLFFTRQVETAIRREKMFTREERILVALSGGKDSLSLMLELALQGYAVTGLHIDLGIPGSSEKARAKVETFCAAHGLKIQVLEMEKEGLPIPDVKAHVNRPVCSVCGRIKRHHFNRVALEGGYDALATGHNLDDEVARLFANTLRWDTAYLSDQGPVLPAREGFVRKVKPLFRLSEFETANYAFLKGIEIHSDPCPYASGASFTGHKELWGELEHRSPGQKFQFYQGFLKNGKPAFAAREKEIGEPLAPCCECGSPTSAGTCSVCRIKAAVRESKAKTTGA; encoded by the coding sequence ATGAAATGCTCACGCTGCAAACAGCTCGCCTGCGTCTCGCTGCCCAGCCACAACTCCGGCTTTTGCGCCGAGTGCTACCCCCTCTTCTTCACCCGCCAGGTGGAGACCGCCATCCGCCGCGAAAAGATGTTCACCCGCGAGGAACGCATTCTGGTGGCCCTGTCGGGCGGCAAGGACTCCCTCTCCCTGATGCTCGAGCTTGCCTTGCAGGGCTATGCCGTCACCGGCCTGCACATCGATCTCGGCATCCCCGGCTCCTCTGAAAAGGCCCGTGCCAAGGTGGAAACCTTCTGCGCCGCCCACGGCCTGAAAATCCAGGTGCTCGAGATGGAGAAAGAAGGGCTGCCCATCCCGGATGTCAAGGCACACGTCAACCGCCCTGTGTGTTCCGTGTGCGGCCGCATCAAGCGCCACCATTTCAACCGCGTGGCCCTGGAGGGCGGCTACGACGCCCTGGCCACTGGCCACAACCTCGACGACGAGGTGGCCCGGCTCTTTGCCAACACCCTGCGCTGGGACACGGCCTATCTTTCGGACCAGGGGCCGGTGCTGCCCGCGCGCGAGGGCTTTGTGCGCAAGGTCAAGCCCCTGTTCCGATTAAGCGAATTCGAAACGGCCAACTACGCCTTCCTCAAGGGCATCGAAATCCACTCCGACCCCTGCCCTTATGCCTCGGGCGCAAGCTTCACCGGGCACAAGGAACTCTGGGGCGAGCTGGAGCATCGCAGCCCGGGCCAGAAATTCCAGTTCTATCAGGGCTTCCTGAAAAACGGCAAACCCGCCTTTGCCGCCCGCGAAAAGGAGATCGGCGAGCCCCTGGCCCCGTGCTGCGAGTGCGGCTCGCCCACCAGTGCGGGCACCTGCTCGGTCTGCCGAATCAAGGCCGCCGTACGCGAAAGCAAGGCCAAGACTACGGGCGCCTGA
- a CDS encoding sensor histidine kinase → MEKLVQAILANLPVGLIIIAPNGRIVEVNRAACEIMGCSMHLFRASTWGELFLANGENDEFTEVVIEAIQKETPKTERVTPYLTPDGTRKYLSVISSALREEGKISSIVVLIEDMTELTLLNQREKDILAQNHRLAAERAQSLIAFARSVAHQIRNPVVSIAGFARLLLRGADEAARQPLEAIAEEALKLETMVRSVADYSAISVGQIVQVNLWVVIEEAKHRIGDHPAVKSRGIVWKTDCPDMNIRVDRDLMVRALSEILLNSAEFAGPGAQVQVCALERDGGVVITVSDDGPGFTDEGLELAFDPFYTTKTVGAGMGLTRAKRVVGEHQGSITLANAEGGHARVIIHLPMGGADVVAAESQRTREHD, encoded by the coding sequence ATGGAAAAACTCGTCCAAGCCATTCTCGCCAACCTTCCGGTGGGATTGATCATCATCGCCCCGAATGGCCGTATCGTGGAAGTCAACAGGGCGGCCTGCGAGATAATGGGCTGCTCGATGCACCTCTTCAGGGCCAGCACCTGGGGCGAGTTGTTTCTGGCCAACGGCGAAAACGATGAATTCACCGAGGTGGTCATTGAGGCGATCCAGAAGGAGACGCCCAAGACCGAACGGGTCACGCCCTACCTCACGCCAGATGGCACACGCAAATACCTCTCGGTCATCTCCTCGGCCCTGCGCGAGGAGGGCAAAATCTCCTCGATCGTGGTCCTCATCGAGGACATGACCGAGTTGACCCTGCTCAACCAGCGCGAAAAGGACATTCTGGCCCAGAATCATCGTCTGGCCGCCGAGCGGGCCCAAAGCCTCATCGCCTTTGCCCGGTCCGTAGCCCATCAGATCCGCAATCCGGTCGTGTCCATCGCCGGGTTCGCCCGTCTGCTCCTCCGGGGTGCGGACGAGGCCGCCCGCCAGCCCCTTGAGGCCATTGCCGAGGAGGCCCTGAAACTTGAAACCATGGTCCGGTCCGTTGCCGACTACAGCGCCATCAGCGTCGGCCAGATCGTCCAGGTCAACCTGTGGGTGGTCATCGAGGAGGCCAAGCATCGCATCGGGGACCATCCTGCGGTGAAGAGCAGGGGCATCGTCTGGAAGACGGATTGCCCGGACATGAACATCCGTGTGGATCGCGACCTGATGGTCCGCGCCCTATCCGAAATTCTGCTCAACAGTGCCGAGTTCGCCGGACCAGGAGCCCAAGTGCAGGTCTGCGCCTTGGAACGCGATGGAGGCGTGGTCATCACCGTGAGCGATGACGGTCCGGGCTTTACCGACGAGGGGCTTGAGCTGGCCTTTGATCCTTTCTACACCACCAAGACCGTGGGCGCCGGCATGGGCCTGACCCGTGCCAAGCGCGTGGTGGGCGAGCATCAGGGCTCCATTACCCTTGCCAACGCCGAGGGCGGTCACGCCCGCGTGATCATTCATCTGCCCATGGGCGGGGCGGACGTGGTGGCCGCCGAGTCGCAAAGGACGCGGGAGCATGATTGA
- the mltG gene encoding endolytic transglycosylase MltG gives MARKRTILLTLGGLTLLAILALGGYKGHQLWLDHRFHTVPPESPGREMVFRVEPGQPFSVIAAGLRSDGLISDGRRFRAMAVRENKTASIRAGEFLLHTGWTPDRILHELTTSAGIMRRVAVREGLTWWQTAQVVEEAGVGSHAAFAEAVSDPDLLAGFGILADSAEGYLFPETYLITPPRGDHSRAMVELMVREFFANAAKVWPDGLPDWDDLHRTVIIASLVEKETGVPEERARIAGVFHSRLKKRMLIQADPTIIYGLGEAFDGNISRVHLRDPDNPYNTYVHRGLPPGPICSPGLEALLATVNPEEHEYLYFVARGDGSHQFSKTLEEHNRAVVRYQIRRNPATYRSTPAPGGQVQ, from the coding sequence ATGGCTAGAAAACGAACAATCCTTCTGACCCTTGGCGGCCTGACTCTCCTGGCCATCCTGGCCCTTGGCGGTTACAAGGGACATCAGCTGTGGCTCGACCATCGGTTTCACACCGTGCCGCCGGAGAGTCCGGGCCGCGAGATGGTCTTCAGAGTGGAGCCCGGTCAGCCCTTTTCGGTCATCGCGGCCGGGCTGCGCAGCGACGGGTTGATCTCTGACGGTCGGCGTTTTCGGGCCATGGCCGTGCGTGAAAACAAGACCGCCTCCATCCGCGCCGGGGAGTTTTTACTGCACACTGGCTGGACGCCGGACAGGATTCTGCATGAGCTGACGACCTCGGCGGGGATCATGCGCCGGGTGGCCGTGCGCGAGGGGCTCACCTGGTGGCAGACCGCCCAGGTGGTGGAAGAGGCCGGGGTCGGCTCCCACGCAGCCTTTGCCGAGGCCGTAAGCGACCCGGACCTGCTTGCCGGGTTTGGCATCCTGGCTGACTCGGCCGAGGGATACCTGTTTCCCGAGACATACCTCATCACGCCTCCCAGAGGCGACCACTCGCGGGCCATGGTCGAACTCATGGTCCGGGAATTCTTCGCCAACGCGGCCAAGGTCTGGCCGGACGGGCTGCCGGACTGGGACGATCTGCACCGTACGGTGATCATCGCCTCCCTGGTGGAAAAGGAGACAGGGGTTCCCGAGGAGCGCGCCCGCATCGCCGGGGTCTTCCACAGTCGTTTGAAGAAACGCATGCTCATCCAAGCCGACCCGACCATCATCTACGGCCTGGGCGAGGCCTTTGACGGCAACATCTCCCGTGTACACTTGCGTGACCCGGACAATCCCTACAACACCTATGTCCACCGGGGACTGCCGCCCGGCCCCATCTGTTCGCCGGGCCTGGAGGCGCTGCTGGCCACGGTCAATCCCGAGGAGCACGAGTACCTCTATTTCGTGGCCAGGGGAGACGGCTCGCACCAGTTCAGCAAAACCCTGGAGGAACACAACCGGGCCGTGGTCAGATACCAGATCAGACGCAATCCGGCCACGTACCGTTCCACCCCCGCACCCGGCGGCCAGGTGCAATAG
- the tatB gene encoding Sec-independent protein translocase protein TatB, protein MFGIGGPELLIICVVALIVIGPKKLPAMLRSLGKGMAEFKRVTTDVKSTLDDEVKKAEAAARKREVDEEMERRKAEKAAASADQNTEASAAPEGTSADDSKTEARDKA, encoded by the coding sequence ATGTTTGGAATAGGCGGACCCGAACTTCTGATCATCTGCGTTGTGGCTCTCATCGTCATCGGCCCCAAGAAGCTGCCAGCCATGTTGCGGTCGCTGGGCAAGGGCATGGCCGAGTTCAAGCGCGTCACCACCGACGTGAAAAGCACTCTCGACGACGAGGTCAAAAAAGCCGAGGCAGCCGCACGCAAACGCGAGGTGGACGAGGAAATGGAGCGGCGCAAGGCTGAAAAGGCCGCCGCTTCCGCCGACCAAAACACCGAAGCCTCTGCCGCGCCTGAAGGCACCTCTGCCGACGACTCGAAAACGGAGGCCAGGGACAAGGCATGA